From the genome of Cognaticolwellia beringensis, one region includes:
- a CDS encoding peptidylprolyl isomerase, with product MNRTSARASHTLDKSEKLAQELGTNVSKSAVLIKLVNKNANHPSGKKSVDLGKFKLGQMVKAFDNVVFKKALLTVNGPIKTKFG from the coding sequence ATTAATAGGACTTCTGCACGCGCCAGTCATACTTTAGATAAAAGCGAAAAACTTGCGCAAGAACTCGGGACTAACGTTAGCAAAAGTGCTGTTTTAATAAAGCTAGTAAACAAAAACGCGAATCACCCGTCAGGTAAGAAGAGCGTGGACTTAGGTAAGTTTAAGCTTGGTCAAATGGTAAAAGCGTTTGATAATGTTGTTTTTAAAAAAGCGTTATTAACAGTAAATGGCCCGATTAAAACGAAATTTGGCTAG
- a CDS encoding DUF2897 family protein, giving the protein MTFTTILIIVIAVGSVIAGILLIKQSARKFELSDEQQNKVETRKAEQVKKDKEQE; this is encoded by the coding sequence ATGACTTTTACCACCATTCTTATTATCGTTATTGCCGTAGGCTCAGTCATTGCCGGGATTTTACTGATCAAGCAATCAGCTCGTAAATTTGAACTATCAGACGAACAACAAAATAAAGTAGAAACCCGAAAAGCAGAACAAGTCAAAAAAGATAAAGAACAAGAGTAA
- a CDS encoding methyl-accepting chemotaxis protein — protein sequence MSNRLSVKLLVPSLFIGILSVISIVFFGDSLSKNQTAVLLLVMVAAQCVVGYLYSQQKLTKRLAHLQQYINQVASVDEAPNMLTKDENNDDLAKVTNDLSSFITNLADVIHEVRAESDTLKQGSASLAAQMIDSVGAVDESANQIEQMAKSIDQVALTSTTLSDGATQVSETTGQVLAILEQGSNASNTSQHTIVDFDKEVTIMASDLALLQEECSRIGSVLEVIRGIADQTNLLALNAAIEAARAGEQGRGFAVVADEVRALAHRTQESTVEIHAMVEGLQEKSTNAVNAISRGQSLSRESLLHSAEVVEALGKIGQVFSEVDTLTTQIARGTSEQQHSTASLNNNMSMLVKLSRELNSNLLSVAELAEMQQQTAAEVDIILNRVCV from the coding sequence ATGTCAAACCGCCTTAGTGTCAAATTGTTAGTGCCTAGTTTATTCATTGGAATTTTAAGTGTCATCTCGATCGTTTTTTTTGGTGATAGCCTTAGTAAAAACCAAACTGCGGTATTATTGTTAGTGATGGTTGCTGCACAATGTGTTGTAGGTTATTTATATTCTCAGCAAAAGCTAACTAAACGACTCGCACATTTGCAGCAATATATAAATCAGGTTGCGAGTGTTGACGAAGCACCGAATATGCTGACTAAAGATGAAAATAATGATGATTTAGCAAAAGTAACTAATGATCTTTCAAGTTTTATAACAAATTTAGCCGATGTTATTCATGAGGTCCGCGCTGAGTCTGATACTTTGAAGCAAGGTTCAGCGTCGTTAGCTGCTCAGATGATTGACTCTGTTGGTGCGGTTGATGAGTCTGCAAATCAAATTGAACAAATGGCCAAATCGATTGATCAAGTAGCATTAACCTCGACAACACTGTCTGATGGGGCAACACAGGTTAGTGAAACTACCGGTCAAGTTCTTGCTATTTTAGAACAAGGGTCAAACGCTTCAAATACTAGCCAACATACCATTGTAGACTTCGATAAAGAAGTGACAATAATGGCTTCTGACTTAGCTTTGTTACAAGAAGAGTGCTCACGCATAGGTTCAGTGTTAGAAGTTATTCGTGGTATTGCTGACCAAACTAACTTACTGGCATTGAATGCGGCGATAGAAGCCGCCAGAGCCGGTGAGCAAGGCCGGGGCTTTGCAGTTGTTGCCGATGAAGTTCGGGCCTTAGCACACCGTACACAAGAATCGACCGTCGAAATTCATGCTATGGTTGAAGGCTTGCAAGAAAAGTCGACCAATGCAGTAAACGCAATTAGTCGCGGTCAAAGTTTATCACGAGAGAGTTTGTTACACTCAGCTGAAGTCGTTGAAGCACTTGGTAAAATTGGACAAGTGTTTTCCGAAGTTGATACATTAACAACCCAGATAGCTCGAGGTACATCGGAACAGCAGCACTCTACAGCTTCGTTAAATAACAATATGTCGATGCTAGTAAAATTGAGTCGAGAACTTAATAGTAATTTATTGTCAGTTGCAGAGCTTGCCGAAATGCAACAACAGACCGCAGCAGAAGTAGACATCATCTTAAATCGAGTTTGTGTATAA
- a CDS encoding DMT family transporter — protein MWIIYALLAAVFFGARGIMYQWTSQKNIDRNLLLFGVFFVGFILSASAMYLLEQQWHAWTDISVGLALGVGSFAANTFLHKGFSVGKASLISILSGLPPLFVVLLAFLFWQETLTTQQLIGFVIIFAGLYTIRYSNDISFRNLQGAQWGFLAALFFAFNDLLGKQSTRIDADIFATLSMMFGIGSFLFAASWFKKRKNNVHDDNDFRPRWSALRTFSCGLLVGLTNFVGMVAIISAFAIGTTGLVSAIAAMNILIILLYSRIFLKESFSRQEILGLTAALVGILVLRLSQ, from the coding sequence ATGTGGATTATCTATGCATTATTAGCCGCTGTTTTTTTTGGCGCTAGAGGCATAATGTATCAGTGGACATCACAGAAAAATATTGATCGTAATTTATTATTATTTGGTGTTTTTTTTGTTGGCTTTATATTAAGCGCTAGCGCAATGTATTTGCTCGAACAGCAGTGGCATGCATGGACAGATATTTCAGTAGGCTTAGCATTGGGCGTAGGATCATTCGCTGCAAATACATTTTTACATAAGGGATTTTCAGTAGGTAAAGCCTCTCTTATTAGTATCTTATCGGGATTACCTCCGCTATTTGTTGTATTACTGGCTTTTTTATTTTGGCAAGAAACATTAACAACTCAACAATTAATCGGTTTCGTAATTATTTTTGCTGGGCTTTATACTATCCGCTATTCAAACGATATTTCCTTTCGCAATTTGCAAGGGGCTCAATGGGGCTTTCTTGCAGCACTGTTCTTCGCATTTAATGATTTATTAGGCAAGCAATCAACTCGTATTGATGCAGATATATTCGCTACTTTAAGTATGATGTTTGGTATTGGCAGCTTTCTATTTGCTGCTAGTTGGTTCAAAAAACGCAAAAACAATGTACATGATGATAATGATTTTCGCCCGCGATGGTCTGCTTTAAGAACATTTTCTTGTGGGTTACTTGTTGGGTTAACCAATTTCGTAGGTATGGTAGCAATAATATCGGCTTTTGCGATCGGAACCACAGGCTTAGTTTCGGCGATCGCAGCGATGAATATTCTAATTATATTACTGTACTCACGTATTTTTCTAAAAGAATCGTTCAGTCGCCAGGAGATCTTAGGATTAACAGCGGCACTTGTAGGGATTCTAGTTTTACGCTTAAGTCAGTAG
- a CDS encoding LysR family transcriptional regulator, translating into MKSNYSLDDLRCFCAIVKLGSFKRASESLAMPLSTLSRRIRQLEKDLHLRLLNRDAHRVTLTHTGEQYYKRYCTLFDELNCIALELSEDKEQPKGKIKISAPIYLGKHLLSDIFCNFLLQYPEIQLDLRFSNDLIDVEEQAIDIAFRIRNPTIDDWIVRQLKFTRNLLCCHPSQIFEHITHPEQLEEFSKITCIGLVPWQLENQLTGEKCNYQPSNLIRLEVDEIQMVTYAVKKGLGISYIPDYIALPMIEQGQLKRILPNWQSEEQTFSMHYRDRKNMPLRVRLFIDYTLQHFT; encoded by the coding sequence ATGAAATCTAATTACTCCCTTGACGATTTACGCTGCTTTTGCGCAATTGTGAAACTAGGTAGCTTTAAAAGAGCATCTGAAAGCCTAGCTATGCCATTATCAACTTTAAGCCGCAGAATACGTCAGCTAGAAAAAGATCTACATTTAAGGTTACTGAATCGAGATGCTCATCGTGTCACGCTTACACATACAGGAGAGCAATATTACAAGCGCTACTGTACTTTGTTTGATGAGCTAAATTGTATCGCACTAGAGCTAAGTGAAGATAAAGAGCAACCGAAAGGAAAAATTAAAATATCGGCGCCTATTTATTTAGGTAAGCATTTATTAAGCGATATTTTTTGCAATTTTTTATTACAATATCCTGAAATACAATTAGATTTACGTTTCTCAAACGACTTAATTGATGTTGAAGAGCAAGCTATAGACATTGCTTTTAGGATAAGGAACCCAACCATTGATGACTGGATTGTTAGGCAACTTAAATTCACTCGTAATCTCTTGTGTTGTCATCCAAGTCAAATTTTTGAACACATTACTCACCCAGAGCAATTAGAGGAATTTTCTAAAATAACTTGCATTGGTTTAGTTCCGTGGCAATTAGAAAATCAGCTCACCGGTGAAAAGTGTAATTATCAGCCAAGTAACTTGATTCGTCTTGAAGTTGATGAGATACAGATGGTGACATACGCAGTTAAAAAAGGCCTTGGCATTAGTTATATACCTGACTACATAGCATTACCTATGATTGAGCAAGGTCAACTTAAGCGTATTCTTCCGAATTGGCAAAGTGAAGAGCAGACATTTTCTATGCATTACCGTGATAGAAAAAATATGCCGCTGCGTGTAAGGCTGTTCATTGACTATACACTCCAGCACTTCACCTAG
- a CDS encoding cobalamin-binding protein yields MKLTHCLALVLSSVLFITNAQANNSESKLVTAIATDKPRIIALAPHIVEMLFDIGAGEQIIAATEHTDYPLAAKKIPRIGSSLRIQLERVIELQPDLVIAWQSGNPSDDLARIKQLGFNVVYSQPDSFEDVAKELRLFGKLSGHSEQAERVAAKFLADLASIKQQYGQKKPLTGFYEVWSRPLTTIAKGSWPQQFLDICSISNPFIEADARYPQVNIEQVLQSHIDIVIQPLSESQTGKDGYDWQKWSILPAVKHQQIITLDADVVHRMTTRSLHALTDLCQQADKSREYYQNSNGT; encoded by the coding sequence ATGAAATTAACTCACTGTCTTGCGCTAGTGTTAAGTAGTGTGCTCTTTATAACGAACGCACAAGCTAACAATAGCGAGAGTAAACTTGTAACGGCTATTGCAACTGATAAGCCTCGTATTATTGCCCTTGCACCGCACATTGTAGAAATGTTGTTTGATATTGGCGCAGGTGAACAAATCATCGCGGCTACTGAACATACAGATTATCCATTAGCGGCAAAGAAAATCCCTAGGATTGGTAGTTCATTACGTATTCAATTAGAACGAGTTATTGAATTGCAACCTGATTTAGTCATCGCTTGGCAAAGTGGTAATCCCAGTGATGATTTAGCGCGTATTAAGCAACTTGGCTTTAATGTGGTTTACTCCCAGCCCGACAGCTTTGAAGATGTAGCTAAAGAACTACGTTTATTTGGCAAGCTATCAGGTCATAGTGAACAAGCTGAGCGTGTTGCGGCTAAATTTTTAGCCGACTTAGCCAGTATTAAACAGCAATATGGTCAGAAAAAACCATTAACTGGCTTTTACGAAGTGTGGTCGAGACCTTTAACCACTATTGCTAAAGGCAGTTGGCCACAGCAGTTTTTAGATATTTGCAGTATTAGCAACCCATTTATTGAAGCAGATGCTAGATACCCGCAAGTTAACATTGAGCAAGTATTACAAAGCCATATTGATATAGTTATCCAACCACTGTCAGAAAGTCAAACCGGTAAAGATGGTTATGATTGGCAAAAATGGTCAATACTGCCAGCGGTTAAACATCAACAAATCATCACACTGGATGCTGATGTAGTGCATCGTATGACCACCCGGAGTTTACACGCCCTAACCGATTTATGTCAGCAAGCGGATAAAAGCCGAGAGTATTATCAAAATAGTAACGGCACTTAA
- the cobO gene encoding cob(I)yrinic acid a,c-diamide adenosyltransferase, whose product MTTETDKTQKHQARMQRIKEKVDARIDSAQEERGLLIVITGNGKGKSTSGFGTLARAVGHGYKAAALQFIKGDWACGERNLLESNGVEFHVMATGFTWDTQDKSKDIAAATQVWAEAKRLLKDESVDVILLDELTYMLSYKYLDLDEVIEAIVNRPAMQHVIITGRACHRSIIELADTVSEVQPLKHAFDNGIKAQKGIDW is encoded by the coding sequence ATGACAACAGAAACAGATAAAACTCAAAAACACCAAGCACGCATGCAACGTATCAAAGAAAAGGTTGATGCCCGCATTGACTCAGCACAAGAAGAGCGCGGCTTATTAATTGTTATTACCGGAAATGGTAAAGGCAAGTCGACCTCAGGCTTTGGCACATTAGCACGCGCTGTTGGCCATGGTTATAAAGCTGCTGCATTACAGTTTATTAAAGGCGACTGGGCTTGTGGTGAACGTAATTTATTAGAAAGCAATGGTGTTGAATTTCATGTAATGGCGACTGGTTTTACTTGGGACACCCAAGATAAATCAAAGGATATAGCCGCCGCAACACAAGTCTGGGCAGAGGCAAAACGCTTACTAAAAGATGAAAGTGTCGACGTAATTTTGCTTGATGAATTAACCTACATGCTGTCATACAAGTATTTAGATTTAGATGAAGTTATTGAAGCTATTGTTAACCGACCTGCTATGCAACATGTCATTATTACTGGCCGTGCATGTCATCGAAGTATTATTGAACTTGCCGATACCGTCAGTGAAGTTCAACCACTAAAACATGCGTTTGATAATGGTATAAAAGCGCAAAAGGGTATTGACTGGTGA
- a CDS encoding FecCD family ABC transporter permease, with protein MSIIRTIKGKNTWVFSGLIIFTLFSIVLSITYGPATITSADIFQCVINECASPMHDMVIWQIRIPRVLVGLAAGMGLACAGAILQNVTRNPLADPYLFGIISGAGLGATIATLVVSDQQSLTLPLAAFLGALFSVVIVFGIATLLRNMNHLLLTGVAVSFMLGSISHFILYLGDPFATNRVIFWLMGSLARVEMFHFYLIGAMVLITLLTIFALHRQIDALLLGDESAASLGVNVDKLRLILLALCAAVTATIVAYCGGIGFVGLMIPHIVRQLVGVTTMPLIIGSALVGGCFLVWVDVAARSALSNVEIPIGIITSAIGSIFFLAIMYRTRKTG; from the coding sequence ATGAGTATTATCCGTACCATTAAAGGTAAAAATACTTGGGTATTTTCAGGCTTAATTATTTTCACCCTTTTCTCCATCGTTTTGTCGATTACCTATGGACCTGCAACGATTACCAGTGCTGATATATTTCAATGTGTGATTAATGAATGTGCTTCGCCGATGCACGACATGGTGATTTGGCAGATTCGGATCCCACGCGTATTAGTCGGTTTAGCCGCTGGTATGGGCTTAGCCTGTGCCGGTGCTATTCTGCAAAATGTTACTCGAAATCCTCTCGCCGACCCTTATTTATTTGGTATTATTTCTGGTGCAGGTTTAGGGGCGACTATCGCCACGTTAGTAGTGAGCGATCAACAGTCACTGACACTGCCATTGGCGGCATTTCTTGGCGCTTTATTTTCCGTGGTTATTGTTTTTGGTATTGCCACGTTATTACGGAACATGAATCACTTATTACTAACAGGTGTTGCCGTCTCGTTCATGCTAGGTTCTATCAGTCATTTTATTCTTTATCTTGGCGATCCCTTTGCAACCAACCGCGTCATTTTTTGGTTGATGGGCAGTTTAGCTCGTGTTGAAATGTTTCATTTTTATTTGATCGGTGCCATGGTGTTAATAACTTTATTGACTATTTTTGCCTTACACAGACAAATTGACGCGCTATTACTCGGCGATGAAAGCGCGGCAAGCCTGGGCGTTAACGTTGATAAATTACGCTTAATACTTTTAGCTTTATGCGCGGCAGTTACCGCCACCATCGTTGCTTATTGTGGAGGTATCGGCTTTGTTGGCTTAATGATCCCACATATTGTTAGGCAATTAGTTGGCGTCACAACTATGCCGTTAATTATCGGTTCAGCACTGGTCGGTGGCTGCTTTTTAGTCTGGGTTGATGTTGCAGCACGCAGCGCGCTAAGCAATGTCGAAATTCCTATTGGCATCATTACCTCAGCCATTGGCAGCATTTTCTTTTTAGCGATTATGTATCGCACTCGTAAAACAGGATAA
- a CDS encoding ABC transporter ATP-binding protein has protein sequence MTKLLSVEAVSWSVDQQVILNNISFDVSRGDIIGIIGPNGAGKTSLLKCLLNQYKNWQGSIKLKNKALTQYKPHELAQTFALVVQNAPPIFDLKVYDVVRMGLLPYKALFARDNDADKKNIMLALAKVGLASSEAKYFNTLSGGEQQRVLIAKALVQKAKILVLDEPTNHLDIFYQHQILQLVKALNITVIMTIHDLNLAAHYCNRLLLLDKGNLVCDNSVDQVLKPELLTNVFGLPCYRDDAKHCGVPRVYFYPASDVSTVIPSALNSALSNNRQGESS, from the coding sequence ATGACAAAATTACTCAGTGTTGAAGCAGTCTCATGGTCAGTTGATCAACAAGTTATTCTCAATAACATTTCATTTGACGTTTCACGCGGCGATATTATTGGCATTATAGGCCCCAATGGCGCAGGAAAAACCTCACTGCTAAAGTGCTTACTAAACCAATACAAAAACTGGCAAGGAAGCATTAAACTAAAAAATAAAGCATTAACACAATATAAACCCCATGAATTAGCACAAACATTTGCTTTAGTGGTACAAAACGCGCCACCGATATTTGATTTAAAAGTTTACGATGTTGTTCGAATGGGTTTACTGCCTTATAAAGCGCTGTTTGCTCGTGACAACGATGCTGATAAAAAAAATATTATGCTGGCATTAGCAAAAGTCGGCTTAGCCAGCAGCGAAGCTAAATATTTTAACACTCTGTCCGGCGGTGAGCAGCAACGGGTATTAATCGCTAAAGCCCTAGTACAAAAAGCAAAAATACTCGTACTTGATGAACCGACAAACCACTTAGATATTTTCTATCAACACCAAATATTACAACTGGTTAAAGCATTAAACATTACCGTAATTATGACCATACATGATCTCAATCTTGCCGCACATTACTGCAATAGATTACTTTTGTTAGATAAAGGCAACTTAGTTTGTGACAACAGTGTAGACCAAGTGCTAAAGCCTGAGTTACTAACCAACGTTTTTGGATTACCTTGTTATCGAGACGATGCAAAACATTGTGGCGTGCCAAGAGTGTATTTTTATCCAGCTTCTGATGTTTCTACTGTTATCCCTTCAGCACTTAATTCAGCTTTGTCGAATAACCGTCAAGGTGAAAGTTCATGA